One Sphingopyxis macrogoltabida genomic region harbors:
- a CDS encoding strawberry notch C-terminal domain-containing protein — translation MRLMQVFTDEEGNLRSEAMSDEHGNPVLCSRAIAARDALIEQLCALPPIATALDALIEHFGTNAVAEVTGRTRRLVLGRDGQQRLERRSASANVAEAQCFMDGAKRILVFSDAGGTGRSYHADLDAQNQQRRVHFLLEPGWRADNAIQGLGRTNRTNQASAPLFRPVTTDVKGERRFISTIARRLDALGALTRGQRQTGGQNLFDPADNLESDYAKDALSRWFHLLYDGKLEAARFGDFVERTGLKLENPDGGLSDNLPTIQRWLNRILALPIALQNSIFEEYLGLVEARIEAAREAGTLDLGLETVRVDSFSVLSDDVLRTDPVSGAETRLVSLEVKRQLRPLRFKRLVRMHEIGSPQAIPLRNARSGKVALSVPARRLIADDGAVIERRRLLRPLKSANWTLDALGESLWEEVGVTEFSQLWTQEESAAAASPVTERVHLATGLLLSVWKRLPGDHVRVTRLAAEDGSSIIGREVLDIDLAKITETFGLKGVSGPAPAELGKLVLASGTPQPLASHDALTIKRSLVGGEQRLELTGYAPERLDWYKTKGCFTEIIRYRTRLFVPVSKASSILPAIAA, via the coding sequence GTGCGCCTGATGCAGGTCTTCACTGACGAGGAGGGCAACCTGCGTTCCGAAGCGATGAGCGACGAGCACGGCAATCCCGTTCTCTGCTCGCGTGCCATCGCCGCACGCGACGCACTGATCGAGCAACTCTGTGCATTGCCCCCTATCGCGACTGCACTCGATGCCCTCATTGAGCATTTCGGGACCAATGCCGTGGCGGAAGTGACAGGCCGCACGCGCAGGTTGGTCTTGGGACGCGACGGTCAGCAGCGGCTTGAACGTCGAAGCGCAAGCGCCAACGTCGCTGAAGCACAATGCTTCATGGACGGAGCGAAACGTATCCTGGTTTTCTCGGACGCAGGGGGTACGGGACGATCCTATCACGCCGACCTCGATGCGCAGAACCAGCAGCGCCGCGTTCATTTCCTCCTCGAACCGGGGTGGCGCGCCGACAATGCGATCCAGGGTCTCGGCCGGACCAACCGCACCAACCAGGCTTCTGCGCCGCTGTTCCGCCCGGTCACTACCGATGTGAAGGGCGAACGCCGCTTCATCTCGACCATTGCGCGAAGGCTCGACGCATTGGGCGCTCTCACACGCGGCCAGCGTCAGACCGGAGGTCAGAACCTGTTCGACCCTGCCGACAATCTCGAAAGCGATTATGCGAAGGACGCGCTCTCGCGCTGGTTCCACCTGCTTTACGATGGCAAACTCGAGGCGGCCCGTTTCGGGGACTTCGTCGAGAGGACGGGACTCAAGCTCGAGAACCCCGATGGCGGCCTGAGCGACAACCTTCCCACGATCCAACGCTGGCTCAATCGCATACTTGCGCTCCCGATCGCACTGCAAAACAGCATCTTCGAGGAATATCTCGGACTTGTGGAAGCGCGGATCGAGGCCGCACGAGAGGCTGGCACGCTCGATTTGGGGCTGGAAACGGTCCGTGTCGACAGCTTCTCGGTGCTATCCGATGATGTGCTCCGCACCGATCCTGTTTCGGGGGCCGAAACCCGCCTCGTTTCGCTCGAAGTGAAACGCCAATTGCGTCCGCTGCGCTTCAAACGTCTCGTGAGGATGCACGAGATCGGATCACCCCAGGCCATTCCCCTGCGCAATGCGCGCTCGGGCAAGGTGGCCCTGTCAGTTCCGGCGCGGCGCCTCATTGCCGATGATGGCGCGGTGATCGAACGTCGCCGCCTTCTTCGCCCGCTTAAATCCGCCAACTGGACGCTCGACGCGCTTGGAGAAAGCTTGTGGGAAGAGGTCGGCGTGACCGAGTTCTCTCAGCTGTGGACACAAGAAGAGAGCGCCGCAGCGGCCTCGCCGGTCACCGAACGAGTGCATCTGGCCACGGGACTGCTGCTCTCGGTCTGGAAGCGGCTGCCTGGCGACCATGTCCGGGTGACGCGGCTTGCCGCCGAGGACGGCAGCTCGATCATCGGACGCGAAGTCCTCGATATCGACCTTGCCAAGATCACTGAGACGTTCGGCTTGAAGGGTGTGTCCGGCCCGGCTCCAGCCGAACTCGGGAAACTGGTCCTGGCAAGCGGGACGCCCCAGCCGCTTGCCAGTCATGACGCACTGACCATCAAGCGCTCTCTGGTCGGCGGCGAGCAACGCCTCGAACTCACCGGTTACGCGCCTGAGCGACTCGACTGGTACAAGACCAAGGGCTGTTTCACCGAGATCATTCGTTACCGCACGCGCCTTTTCGTCCCGGTGTCGAAGGCATCCTCTATTCTCCCGGCCATTGCGGCCTGA
- a CDS encoding tyrosine-type recombinase/integrase → MLSTQIARYVSLYRSLGRKFSEQERLLRQYAAFAERFGDRHTRVQRIYDWCHTASSQNVARHRYDAARNFSLFAHAENPDNEVPPVGVFGRGKRPRPTPTIIEADQVRAIMAAALNVPPHGTISPYTYHYLFGLLAATGLRISEALALQCNDLVEDGLVVRNGKFGKQRLIALQPSTRQALEAYIAIRAKHPAKCNDLFVTIRGRAPHKVRAHVVFVRLARLLGYRGATGTAGMRLHDLRHTFAVRSLESCPRDREAIAHHMAGLSVYLGHASIANTYWYLEATPVLLRDIAAASEQLFQGEAA, encoded by the coding sequence ATGCTGAGCACGCAGATTGCCAGATACGTCTCGCTGTATCGCAGCTTGGGGCGGAAGTTCTCGGAACAGGAACGACTGCTGCGCCAATACGCCGCTTTCGCTGAACGCTTCGGTGACCGGCACACCCGAGTGCAGCGCATCTACGACTGGTGCCACACGGCAAGCTCGCAAAACGTGGCTCGCCATAGGTACGACGCTGCTCGTAACTTCAGCCTTTTCGCTCATGCCGAGAACCCAGACAACGAAGTCCCGCCTGTCGGCGTTTTCGGCCGGGGGAAGCGGCCACGTCCCACTCCGACCATAATCGAAGCGGACCAGGTGCGGGCGATCATGGCGGCGGCATTGAACGTTCCGCCCCATGGCACGATTAGCCCATACACGTACCATTACCTGTTCGGCCTGCTCGCGGCGACAGGTCTCCGGATTTCCGAGGCTCTCGCGCTACAGTGCAACGATCTGGTCGAGGATGGGCTGGTCGTCCGCAACGGCAAGTTCGGCAAGCAGCGACTGATCGCCTTGCAGCCATCGACGCGCCAAGCACTCGAAGCCTACATTGCGATCCGCGCGAAGCACCCGGCCAAGTGTAATGACCTGTTCGTCACTATCCGGGGGCGGGCGCCGCACAAGGTGCGCGCCCACGTCGTGTTCGTCAGGTTGGCCCGGCTTCTCGGATATCGTGGAGCAACCGGTACGGCAGGCATGCGACTCCACGATCTGCGACATACGTTCGCTGTTCGCTCGCTTGAGTCCTGCCCGCGTGACAGGGAGGCCATTGCCCACCACATGGCCGGTCTCAGTGTCTACCTGGGGCACGCGTCGATCGCCAACACGTACTGGTATCTCGAAGCCACGCCAGTGCTGCTGCGCGACATTGCGGCTGCAAGCGAGCAACTTTTTCAAGGAGAAGCGGCATGA
- a CDS encoding site-specific integrase codes for MLKLHDELITELSNSLTTQNYNPVVVANHRLYARAFLDYLAECDIQVETVTPQQVDQYFGYAVQDFEIQYGRPPSARWHMLPRTAIAKLLRLAQGNWPPDAEMIGPDDEHRHEICREYEAWLREERGLASASIAALMWEARNFLRWQFDRAGAASLETLSIVDIDLYMDMRAPGLRRKSLADVAERLRSVVRHLHRTGCIPTDLTPHIIGPMLYAYEDVPSTLERSQIAAVLATTQEDRSPRGLRDYAILQLLATYGLREGEICRLRLDDVDWRAESLRICHTKTNAYSYMPLMVTVGEALLDYLRLGRPQVEVREIFVRSCAPYIAMTNLYGMIRGRLAAAGVVPAGKRGPHVFRHARAVEMLRASVPQKIIGDVLGHRSTESTNTYLKLATDDLRAVALEVPGMEVLS; via the coding sequence ATGTTGAAGTTGCATGACGAGTTGATCACCGAACTCTCGAATTCGCTCACCACACAGAATTACAATCCCGTGGTCGTGGCGAACCACCGTCTCTACGCCCGCGCGTTTCTCGATTATCTGGCCGAGTGCGATATACAGGTCGAGACTGTGACGCCGCAGCAGGTCGATCAGTATTTTGGCTATGCGGTTCAGGATTTTGAGATCCAGTACGGTCGGCCTCCCAGTGCGCGTTGGCACATGTTGCCCCGCACCGCGATCGCCAAGCTCCTCCGGCTTGCTCAAGGCAATTGGCCCCCGGACGCAGAAATGATCGGTCCCGATGACGAGCATCGACATGAAATTTGCCGCGAATACGAGGCATGGCTGCGCGAGGAGCGCGGTTTGGCAAGCGCGTCCATTGCGGCGCTGATGTGGGAGGCGCGAAACTTCCTGCGATGGCAGTTCGACCGGGCCGGTGCCGCCAGCCTCGAAACGTTGAGCATCGTGGACATCGATCTCTACATGGACATGCGCGCGCCTGGTTTACGGCGCAAATCATTGGCCGATGTCGCTGAGCGTCTCCGTTCGGTGGTTCGCCATCTGCATCGGACGGGTTGCATCCCGACCGATCTGACGCCACACATCATCGGCCCCATGCTCTATGCCTACGAAGATGTGCCGTCGACGCTGGAAAGGAGCCAAATCGCCGCGGTTCTGGCGACAACGCAGGAGGACAGATCGCCACGCGGACTACGCGATTATGCGATACTTCAGCTGCTTGCCACGTATGGGCTGCGCGAAGGTGAGATATGCCGCCTTCGGCTCGATGACGTGGACTGGCGCGCAGAATCCCTCCGGATCTGCCACACCAAGACCAACGCGTACTCGTACATGCCGCTAATGGTGACTGTTGGTGAAGCGCTGCTGGATTATCTGCGCCTTGGGCGGCCCCAGGTTGAAGTGCGGGAAATCTTCGTCCGATCCTGCGCACCCTATATCGCAATGACGAACCTGTACGGCATGATCCGCGGTCGGTTGGCCGCCGCAGGCGTAGTGCCAGCAGGAAAGCGGGGGCCGCATGTCTTCCGCCACGCACGTGCGGTCGAAATGCTGCGGGCATCGGTCCCGCAAAAGATCATCGGCGACGTGCTCGGGCATCGATCCACCGAATCCACCAATACTTATCTCAAACTGGCAACAGATGATCTCCGAGCCGTGGCACTCGAGGTGCCTGGAATGGAGGTGCTGTCATGA
- a CDS encoding tyrosine-type recombinase/integrase — protein sequence MSAWHDPDRTVVDAFLVKSQFRPGSVPTYRWFLCTFEDVARRHPAVDRQMLDAWLKEMQKRWRLSTLLNQVCIVDRFLDHLVEIGLIADNPVAALRRRYNVKQSKPIWRALASPNPDESLAALRRPAPFGSVLGDFMQDHVMLMRSRGYQYEAQAHWLLRFDRFLQARPDLAEQPLEAMIASWAAAKPTRNHAAECQKLARILTKARFRLDPTIPPKRFNPRPEREVAREHRQPHIFSPADVRRMLDTARTYPSPDAPLRPLTLYTMIMLAYCAGLRRSELAWLDLGDVDLQSSTITIRETKFYKTRILPLSDSVAVELRAYIDARRRAGGPQNPKSGLFWHAHLNDRYRPEAVTTMITNVMRRAGLKPASGRTGPRVHDLRHSMVVNRILQWYRSGINPQEKLHFLSTYMGHRDLHSTLVYITVTQDLLQEASERFRALGAPCLVTEARP from the coding sequence ATGAGCGCCTGGCACGATCCCGATCGCACCGTCGTCGACGCCTTCCTGGTAAAATCGCAGTTCCGGCCGGGAAGCGTACCGACATATCGCTGGTTCCTTTGCACCTTCGAAGATGTTGCCCGCCGGCATCCGGCGGTGGACCGGCAGATGCTCGACGCCTGGCTGAAGGAGATGCAAAAACGTTGGCGATTGTCGACGCTGCTCAATCAGGTCTGCATTGTCGACCGCTTCCTCGACCACCTCGTCGAAATCGGGCTGATCGCCGACAACCCTGTTGCTGCACTTCGCCGTCGGTACAACGTCAAGCAAAGCAAGCCGATCTGGCGGGCCTTGGCTTCCCCGAATCCCGACGAATCCTTGGCCGCGTTACGACGGCCTGCGCCCTTCGGCAGCGTGCTGGGTGACTTCATGCAAGACCATGTCATGCTGATGCGCAGCCGGGGATATCAATATGAAGCGCAGGCTCACTGGCTGCTGCGGTTCGATCGGTTCCTTCAGGCCCGTCCCGACCTCGCGGAGCAACCACTTGAGGCAATGATTGCGAGCTGGGCGGCTGCCAAGCCGACCCGCAACCACGCGGCTGAATGCCAGAAGCTGGCGCGCATCCTGACCAAGGCGCGGTTCCGCCTCGATCCGACTATCCCGCCAAAGCGCTTCAATCCCCGGCCAGAGCGGGAAGTAGCGCGGGAGCATCGGCAACCGCATATCTTCAGCCCGGCTGACGTTCGGCGTATGCTCGATACCGCACGGACTTATCCGTCGCCGGACGCTCCGCTGCGGCCGTTGACCCTCTACACCATGATCATGCTGGCCTATTGTGCCGGGCTACGGCGAAGCGAGCTGGCATGGCTCGATCTTGGTGACGTGGACCTGCAATCAAGCACGATCACGATCCGGGAAACGAAGTTCTACAAGACCAGGATCTTGCCTCTATCCGACAGTGTCGCGGTCGAACTGCGCGCGTACATCGATGCGAGGCGGCGCGCTGGCGGCCCACAGAACCCGAAATCAGGGCTGTTCTGGCATGCCCACTTAAATGACCGCTACAGGCCCGAGGCGGTTACGACAATGATTACCAACGTCATGCGCCGTGCTGGGCTCAAGCCCGCTTCGGGCCGGACCGGGCCGCGGGTCCATGACCTTCGTCACTCGATGGTGGTGAACCGCATCCTCCAGTGGTACCGGTCCGGCATTAACCCTCAGGAAAAACTGCACTTCCTCTCGACCTACATGGGGCACCGGGATCTCCACTCCACGCTGGTCTACATCACCGTCACGCAGGATCTGTTGCAGGAAGCCAGTGAACGGTTCCGCGCGCTCGGCGCCCCGTGCCTTGTCACGGAGGCGCGGCCATGA
- a CDS encoding tyrosine-type recombinase/integrase has product MRSRSLLSFRAARLRVEDPPSHDALLTAFLSSLSLDERSGSAILFGAAARHFLHWMELHGIAIRTIDDRTVRRFEKHRCRCHRYSAQQPVYKADIAARVRRFVRFLEDQGYVGVDDGIDDLPRHLADYFDGIDRLQLAQGPAQSYRSEAEHFAAWLRIARRQWADIDDTIIDQYGAHDCRCPVWRKRGKLVASGAKRRRRGARHFVEFLRDRGVIPSVELVSDDDPHMAAYLAWLKQHRGATDETIRRYRADIRRLAPMLGEPSQWDAAVLRRAFQQRSKETPGSASLLVTIIRSYIRFLVVQGICRPALLHAIPSVQRYRLSTLPRHVNPATIEQIIGACPTDRPVEVRDKAIILLLARLGLRAGDIRDMHLDDIDWRSGHLTVKGKTRRPDRLPLPQDVGDAILDYIATARPKTADPHLFVRAQAPFRSFRSSAEIAGIVARTHERGGIEGVPTGSHIFRHSLATNLLRAGAGLESVGTILRHSSPETTAIYAKVDLPMLMKIAQPWPGEPSC; this is encoded by the coding sequence ATGCGATCAAGATCATTATTGTCGTTTCGAGCGGCCCGGCTCCGGGTCGAAGACCCGCCCAGTCACGACGCTCTACTCACCGCATTCCTCTCCTCTCTGTCGCTCGACGAGAGGTCAGGCAGTGCGATTCTGTTTGGCGCTGCGGCCCGTCATTTCCTGCATTGGATGGAACTGCATGGGATCGCGATCCGCACGATCGACGATCGGACCGTTCGGCGGTTCGAGAAGCATCGGTGCCGTTGCCACCGGTATTCGGCGCAGCAGCCAGTCTATAAGGCGGACATTGCAGCGCGAGTCAGGCGCTTCGTCCGCTTCCTGGAGGATCAAGGCTACGTCGGTGTCGACGACGGGATCGACGATCTGCCACGGCACCTCGCCGACTATTTCGATGGGATCGATCGCTTGCAACTCGCGCAAGGACCGGCCCAGTCCTATCGATCCGAGGCCGAGCATTTCGCGGCCTGGCTTCGCATTGCGCGACGACAATGGGCCGATATCGATGACACGATCATCGACCAGTACGGCGCGCATGATTGTCGATGTCCGGTCTGGCGCAAGCGAGGCAAGCTTGTTGCCTCGGGCGCGAAGCGGCGGCGGCGAGGCGCTCGGCACTTCGTCGAGTTCTTGCGCGACCGCGGTGTCATCCCTTCAGTCGAACTGGTGTCGGATGACGACCCGCACATGGCGGCATATCTGGCATGGCTCAAGCAACACCGCGGCGCGACCGATGAGACGATCCGGCGCTACCGGGCCGATATCAGGCGGCTCGCGCCTATGCTCGGCGAGCCTTCACAATGGGATGCAGCCGTCCTCAGACGGGCGTTTCAACAACGAAGCAAGGAGACGCCGGGTTCGGCATCACTGCTCGTCACGATAATACGGAGCTATATTCGGTTCCTGGTCGTGCAGGGTATTTGCCGTCCAGCTTTGTTGCACGCGATCCCATCAGTGCAACGCTACCGTCTTTCGACGCTGCCCCGGCACGTTAACCCGGCAACGATCGAGCAGATCATCGGCGCATGTCCGACTGATCGCCCGGTGGAAGTTCGGGACAAGGCCATCATTCTCCTGCTCGCCCGGCTTGGCCTGCGTGCCGGTGATATTCGGGATATGCACCTCGACGATATCGACTGGCGCTCGGGCCACCTGACGGTCAAGGGCAAGACGCGTCGGCCTGATCGCCTGCCATTGCCTCAGGACGTCGGTGACGCGATCCTGGACTACATTGCCACGGCGCGTCCCAAGACCGCCGATCCGCATCTGTTCGTGCGCGCGCAAGCCCCGTTCCGTTCGTTCCGCTCATCGGCGGAGATCGCCGGCATCGTTGCACGCACGCATGAGCGCGGCGGGATCGAAGGCGTGCCGACCGGATCGCACATTTTCCGGCATTCGCTTGCCACCAACTTGCTGCGCGCGGGCGCAGGGCTGGAGTCCGTTGGAACGATCCTGCGCCACAGCTCGCCCGAGACCACCGCCATCTACGCCAAGGTCGACCTGCCGATGCTCATGAAAATCGCGCAGCCATGGCCGGGAGAACCGTCATGCTGA
- a CDS encoding site-specific integrase produces the protein MRKGNPLPALLRAFFQEWLAEQRSASIHTIRSYRDTWRLLLRFVAERKGCGVARLTLTDVSAGEVRAFLHHTEHGRKTTIGTRNCRLAAIRSFFSFVADKNPEYIAQCSEVLAVPLKREPTSAPCYLEPEEVEAILAQPNRSTLEGLRDHVLLSFLYNSGARIQEALDLCPEAIRFDAPNFVRLYGKGRKERICPLWPETVALLRKLLERQPRAPDERIFVNRYGEPLGASGVRFKLNAYVEQAAKSTLTLQSKHVTPHSFRHATAVHLVAAGVDITVIRSWLGHVSLDTTNHYAQANLETKRKALEQVGAPAASNVPPSWKRDANLMGWLDTL, from the coding sequence ATGAGGAAAGGCAATCCATTGCCCGCGTTGTTGCGGGCGTTCTTCCAGGAGTGGCTGGCCGAGCAGCGCAGCGCGTCAATCCACACGATCCGCTCTTATCGCGACACCTGGCGGCTGCTGCTTCGGTTCGTCGCGGAGCGAAAAGGCTGCGGGGTCGCGCGGCTGACGCTCACCGACGTCTCGGCCGGCGAGGTGCGCGCGTTCCTTCATCATACCGAGCATGGCCGCAAGACCACGATCGGCACGCGGAACTGCCGACTGGCCGCCATCCGCAGCTTCTTCAGCTTCGTGGCGGACAAGAATCCGGAATACATCGCGCAGTGCTCAGAGGTCCTGGCTGTTCCGTTGAAGCGGGAGCCCACCTCCGCGCCGTGCTACCTCGAGCCCGAGGAGGTCGAGGCCATCCTCGCCCAGCCCAACCGATCGACACTCGAAGGGCTGCGCGACCATGTACTGCTCTCGTTCCTCTATAACAGTGGCGCGCGAATCCAAGAGGCGCTTGACCTCTGTCCCGAAGCAATCCGGTTCGATGCACCGAACTTCGTGCGTCTTTACGGCAAGGGGCGCAAGGAACGCATCTGCCCGCTCTGGCCAGAAACCGTGGCATTGCTCAGGAAGCTACTGGAGCGACAGCCGCGTGCGCCCGATGAGCGGATCTTCGTCAATCGATACGGTGAACCGCTAGGGGCGTCAGGGGTGCGGTTCAAGCTCAACGCCTACGTGGAACAAGCCGCGAAATCGACGCTGACCCTCCAGTCAAAACACGTTACGCCTCACAGCTTCCGGCACGCGACCGCCGTCCACCTCGTTGCCGCCGGAGTCGATATCACCGTCATCCGCAGTTGGCTCGGGCACGTCAGTCTCGATACGACCAATCACTATGCTCAGGCCAATCTGGAGACCAAACGAAAGGCGCTGGAACAGGTTGGCGCCCCGGCGGCGAGCAACGTGCCACCTTCGTGGAAGCGAGATGCCAATCTGATGGGATGGCTCGACACCCTATAG
- a CDS encoding tyrosine-type recombinase/integrase, whose protein sequence is MTALAPHLSAYLREHLPRERAVSPHTVKTYANCFVLLVQFAADRLKRRPTDLEVEDLGTDMIMAFLDHVEIGRGSCVRTRNGRLAAIRSFFRYIEYRIPACLDQALRVRAIPTKKTDKALIDYLDRAEIKALLDTPDPRTRLGTRDRAMLHLTYAGGLRVSELVTLQLGDFPDRSLSTMHIMGKGRRERVLPLWKETQIALRAWLAIRPQVEVTEIFLNANGQPMTRDGFAFRLAEHVKTAATKQPSILGKRVTPHVLRHSCAMHTLAATGDIRKVALWLGHASIQSTETYLRADPEEKLQILAAHGAPAIKPGRFKPPSDALITMLTDVRRRA, encoded by the coding sequence ATGACGGCGCTTGCTCCCCATCTCTCGGCATATCTGCGGGAACATCTGCCGCGCGAACGCGCCGTCAGCCCGCACACGGTGAAGACCTATGCCAACTGCTTCGTCCTCCTCGTCCAGTTCGCTGCCGATCGGCTGAAGCGCCGACCGACCGATCTCGAGGTTGAGGATCTCGGCACAGACATGATCATGGCCTTCCTCGATCATGTGGAGATCGGCCGCGGCAGCTGCGTGCGGACCCGCAATGGCAGGCTCGCCGCGATCCGATCCTTCTTCCGATACATCGAGTACCGGATTCCAGCCTGCCTCGATCAGGCACTCCGTGTCAGAGCAATCCCGACCAAGAAGACAGACAAGGCGCTGATCGATTACCTCGACCGGGCCGAGATCAAGGCTTTGCTCGATACACCCGATCCCCGGACACGCCTCGGCACCCGTGATCGCGCGATGCTGCATCTTACCTATGCTGGCGGACTGAGGGTGTCGGAACTCGTAACGCTGCAACTGGGCGATTTCCCGGACCGCTCCCTGTCCACCATGCACATCATGGGCAAAGGGCGACGTGAACGGGTCCTGCCGCTGTGGAAGGAGACCCAGATCGCATTGCGCGCATGGCTTGCGATCCGGCCTCAAGTTGAGGTCACCGAGATTTTCCTCAATGCCAACGGGCAGCCGATGACCCGCGACGGATTTGCGTTCCGATTGGCCGAGCACGTCAAGACGGCAGCGACGAAGCAGCCGTCGATCCTTGGGAAGCGCGTCACACCCCACGTGCTTCGTCATTCTTGCGCGATGCACACGCTCGCGGCGACGGGGGACATTCGCAAGGTCGCATTATGGCTCGGCCACGCCAGTATCCAGAGCACCGAGACCTACTTGCGCGCCGATCCCGAAGAGAAGCTGCAGATTCTCGCAGCCCACGGTGCCCCTGCGATCAAGCCGGGGCGCTTCAAGCCGCCTTCCGACGCCTTGATCACAATGCTCACCGACGTTCGAAGGCGGGCCTGA